The DNA sequence gctatggaaagggctatgttaggcgtgtccctgcgagataggattcgtaatgaagaaatccgcaggagaactaaagttaccgacatagccaaaaggattagcacgatGAAGTGGccatgggctggccacgtagcccgcagaaccgacgaccgctggagtaaaaaggttctggagtggagaccccgtgtcggcaaacggcgtgtcggtcgccccccaacccgttggtctgatctgcggaaggtagcgggaagccgctggatgcagatggcgggtgaccgtctggggtggcgatcgttaggagaggcctatgtccaacagtggactatggaaggctgagagagagattCGTATTCATGTATTTCCTGAGAGAGAGATTCGTATTCAAGTTTATCTAACAACGTTCAACGATCGTCGCTGAAATCAAAATCGACAcggtaaattttataagtttttcatCCACGCTCTTCAACTTGGGAAACACTTTTAAACCTTTCCAAGCACCGAGCACCAACCACGTTTCTCCAACCCTAGGAGAGCTACAAGCTGTGGGGCGGCATGTTCTCCGAAGAGCCGTGCTCGGCGCTGCGCCGCCTCAACGACTCGCTGCCGGTGGACTGCCGGCTGTACCGCGAGGACCTCCGCGGCAGCCGCGCCTGGGCCGCCGAGCTGCACGCCAGTGGCCACCTCACTGCCGTCGACCATCGGGATATACAGACGGGACTTGATAAGGTTTGTTCATTAGATACTAAAGATGACTAAAGTAGAAGACAAACTCAGAATTTGATGTATGCAAAGAAGGTTCTGACATTAATCGTGTAGTCCTGAGAAGGGACCGATCGTATATTATGATAAGAGGCCACTGCACTGAGgcttaataaacaaaacatctGATATGataacaaacaataataatgaatcaCATGATGGTAATGTCATAAGACTCTTCTCAtactcataaataaataatagttacGAGTTTATAAGTGCcgccaaaaaataataatgataccaAATAATCAATTTCTTACACTAGGCCAGATATAGAGaatataaaacttttataaattttctgtGTGGGATTAAAATACCAAAACCTTATCGCACCAACAATAACCAACCTCTCTCATCCCAGGTGGAAGCCGAGCTAGAAGCAGAGCTCTCCCGACACGGGCGCCTGGTCGACAGCGCGGAGGACATCCACTCGGCCGTGGAGGGCCGGCTGCGCGCGcacgcgggggcggcggcgctgcgcCTGCACACGGCCAGGAGTCGCAACGACCAATCAGCGACGGACACCAGACTGTGGATGCTGGGCGCACTGGAGGCGGTGCAGCGGGAGTTGAAGGATATGATCACGGTATGGTTGTTGGATGGATTGTGGTGTAGTAGCTGAATGGTATTAAAAGAAAAGGTGGCATATGCAAAGATTATATACCAGAGCTATGTGCACTTATGCACATGAGTATCTCCCTTTACTCAATGGTTCAGAcagtaaaatgtttattacAAGCAGGATTGTGTTTTTCTGTAGATATTTATCTTGACAGATATAAGCGTTTGTATAAGGTAGACCGAGTTATATTACTAGTTCCTATGCTTTTCAGGTGATGCTGAAACGAGCGGAACTCGAAATAGATATAATAGCGCCCGGATACACGCATCTACAACGCGCGCAGCCCATCCGATGGAGCCACTttctacttaggtactttttcATACGTACCTTATCACTATAAAATGAGCCCTTTTCTTACAAATGCCTTGTAAGTTCTTACGCCTATCTAAGCATTCTGCAAAGGCAGATAATGTGGCTCTCATAATTTTCATAAGTGGAAGTGCAATATTAAATTCAGATTAcactttttggttttaaaaattatatcgGTACGCATACCAACTTACAAATTACTGCACCGATACGATTATTCCACACATTCCAGTCACATATGGGCCCTGCGCGACGACGTGGCCCGGCTCAAGGAGCAGACCGGCCGCGCCTCGCGCAGCCCGCTGGGCAGCGGCGCGCTGGCCGGCTGCGCGCTGGGCATAGACCGGAGCCGCCTGGCCCAGCGGCTAGGGTTCCGGGACGTCACGCCCAACTCCATGTATGCCGTGTCTTGTCGGGACCATGTGGGTATGTAGACAGACATTATCTGAAAGCacgggcgcatttaagacgtgactgcatcgcgcagcctcaagagcgagcgcgacggagtagtagcgccccgtgctagcccttcaatATCGGACAGGCGCTTTTACATCAGctgtcaaaaaaaaaatatttatgtgtaaCTAGTTATAAGTTAATACCACGTTACCACGTTAAAAACTTTGTCGTTTCAGTTGAATTCCTCAACACAGCGTCACTCTGCGGCGTTCACCTGAGCCGATTAGCGGAAGATTTAATCATCTACAGCACGCAGGAGTTCGGTTTCGTGAAGTTCACTGATGAATTCTCTACGGGCTCCAGTCTCATGCCACAGAAGCGCAACCCTGACGGTCTAGAGCTGGTGCGAGGGGCGGCCGGCCTCCTCATGGGAGATGCCTTCGCCTTCAGCTGCGTACTGAAAGGATTACCGAGCACCTACAATAAGGATCTGCAGTCCGATAAAGAGCTTCTGTTTAGATCATACGACAAGCTGATGCAATGTATTAAAGTTGCATCCGGCTGTATCGATACTATGAGCGTGAGTCCAATATacagattattattttttacattcgCATGCCTATGACTGTTATTTAGGGCGGGATAGTCCCTCTGTTCACTACATTCTCGGTGTTACGTCTCTTCCACATAACCCCCCTACGTTAATATAAAACTACTTTGTAACACAGTATTTATGGCCACTTTTTCCAAATCGTTGACCCTATCTAGAATACCACACCACGTCTGCCTATTCCATAATTTGAATCATTTAAACCACACTTCCAGGTAGACAGCGACAAGGCCTTAAGCTGCCTCGAACCCAGCATGCTGGCCACGGACCTGGCGCACTGGCTGGTCCGTCGAGGGGTGCCGTTCCGCGCCGCGCACCACACGGTCGGGGCGGTGCTGCGCAGGGCCCAGGAGCTCGGGGTGGACCTGCAGGCGATGCCGCATGCAGAATATGTCGCTATTTGGTATGTTTATCTagctatataggtacctagttggAACAGCAGCATTCGATTTTGCTCGTGATATAATTTATCATGCCATACAGAACCTGCAATAAACTATATGAGCACGAGCAGAATTCTTAATTTGCAACCTGGCCCCTAAACAGACCTGCATGCCTCTAGAAGACCATTGTTTCTTTTTAACAATTCCATTTACCCGTACCATTCCATGTGCTTACAGTCCCGAGTTTGGTAGTGAAGAGGAGCTGCGGTCAGTGTTCAGCTGGGAGGCGAGCGTGGAGCAGTACACCACCGCCGGCGGCACCGCCCGGGCCGCCGTGCAAGACCAAATAGAACAGCTCAAAGCCTGGCTAGCGGAATAGaactaatgatgatgatgatgaactgaTGAAATATAGTTGTATATTGAAGTACCTACTGCCttttaatcatcattattcaTATCATAGGTATTCCAATATTTATACTATTGATCGACAAAAGTGTCGAACCCGTACCTAAATCAGTTACCATCAACCGAGTAACGCAATTTtcctacataattaataaaacagcCATTGATAAAACCAATCGTTTTACACACTAACGTTATATGAACGAACGTGAAGACGTGCGTAGGCAGTTTATGAATCAGTTACAGTTACCGttattaacatttaaatattcatgTTAAAGGTAAAATGCCTGAAATAGAGCGGTGTCAGTCGCGTCAGTATCGAAGGGGTTGGAAGCTGTCACTTGCAGCGATCCGCTCGGGTGAGCCCGAGACCGCCGCCCCCGCTCCCTGCGTCGCCGTCTCAACCCTTCCATTCCTCTATCAGCCGCACTGATAACCAGCCGATACCTCCTTATCTACCCCGTCAGTGTTAACTTTTTATTACCGTGATCgtttaataattactttataCGTGCGGGTGAAGCTTTCGCGCGTAGGTCAAAAGTGTAATAAGTTTTAAGTGGGCTCGACCGACAAAGGCTGCCTCTAATCTCGTGATTAATTAAACACGAATTTCGGTAGATACGTcagttatttaagtataacttGTGTTGTACCTATAAATTCAGCACAGTGCAGTTTACATCCAAGCGTATCAAGCATAGTCAAGCTCAAATTTTGTAAATCTGTATACATATTTAGCAAATTCAAAATGCTGAATGCAATGGTCCGTGTGTTTAGTATTCTCGTGTTGGTCTCTGCTCTTTGTACTGCATTTAATATTGAACGAGTGAATGGAATCGAATCGTTAGCAGCAAATGAGGAGGTAAGTTTTagaaaattatgaattttagacgaccgaatggcgtagtggttagtgaccctgactactgagccgatggtcccgggttcgattcccggctggggcagatatttgtttaaacacagatatttgttctcaggtcttggatgtgcccgtaaaatggcaataggcccgccccctattacattgggactaacataacactctggcg is a window from the Plutella xylostella chromosome 10, ilPluXylo3.1, whole genome shotgun sequence genome containing:
- the LOC105382003 gene encoding argininosuccinate lyase isoform X2, which encodes MFSEEPCSALRRLNDSLPVDCRLYREDLRGSRAWAAELHASGHLTAVDHRDIQTGLDKVEAELEAELSRHGRLVDSAEDIHSAVEGRLRAHAGAAALRLHTARSRNDQSATDTRLWMLGALEAVQRELKDMITVMLKRAELEIDIIAPGYTHLQRAQPIRWSHFLLSHIWALRDDVARLKEQTGRASRSPLGSGALAGCALGIDRSRLAQRLGFRDVTPNSMYAVSCRDHVVEFLNTASLCGVHLSRLAEDLIIYSTQEFGFVKFTDEFSTGSSLMPQKRNPDGLELVRGAAGLLMGDAFAFSCVLKGLPSTYNKDLQSDKELLFRSYDKLMQCIKVASGCIDTMSVDSDKALSCLEPSMLATDLAHWLVRRGVPFRAAHHTVGAVLRRAQELGVDLQAMPHAEYVAICPEFGSEEELRSVFSWEASVEQYTTAGGTARAAVQDQIEQLKAWLAE
- the LOC105382003 gene encoding argininosuccinate lyase isoform X1 gives rise to the protein MATESYKLWGGMFSEEPCSALRRLNDSLPVDCRLYREDLRGSRAWAAELHASGHLTAVDHRDIQTGLDKVEAELEAELSRHGRLVDSAEDIHSAVEGRLRAHAGAAALRLHTARSRNDQSATDTRLWMLGALEAVQRELKDMITVMLKRAELEIDIIAPGYTHLQRAQPIRWSHFLLSHIWALRDDVARLKEQTGRASRSPLGSGALAGCALGIDRSRLAQRLGFRDVTPNSMYAVSCRDHVVEFLNTASLCGVHLSRLAEDLIIYSTQEFGFVKFTDEFSTGSSLMPQKRNPDGLELVRGAAGLLMGDAFAFSCVLKGLPSTYNKDLQSDKELLFRSYDKLMQCIKVASGCIDTMSVDSDKALSCLEPSMLATDLAHWLVRRGVPFRAAHHTVGAVLRRAQELGVDLQAMPHAEYVAICPEFGSEEELRSVFSWEASVEQYTTAGGTARAAVQDQIEQLKAWLAE